The Paramormyrops kingsleyae isolate MSU_618 chromosome 11, PKINGS_0.4, whole genome shotgun sequence genome includes a window with the following:
- the mrpl46 gene encoding large ribosomal subunit protein mL46, whose translation MAALSGVPWIRPLRRLLSHLNGSGRQAGGCRRVSVNIPSCGAQQLRKLSGGPGGEAGVASPWRLFGALCLQRLPVIAQKPSAIEEQFAQLTRQMDLENSLFSDHELRLQEEAERMRRKKDDYDSDEEDSAGQDIITAEDLEDSWEQRFKKVQPSLVFKETSELNLGSADRCLADSLLLLARQRVVDQDLWLLPQMQWQAGETLRHTAERALASLPGSGFKATFLGNVPCGVYKYKFPENVRTESCVGAKVFFFKALLSTHSDSPPQDSLMWLRKDELQSYLRPAYLEKVNRFVLNF comes from the exons ATGGCCGCTCTCTCGGGGGTACCGTGGATTCGCCCTTTGCGGCGGTTATTATCGCATTTGAATGGGTCCGGTAGGCAAGCTGGTGGCTGTCGGAGGGTTTCGGTGAATATCCCAAGCTGCGGGGCACAGCAGCTCAGGAAGCTGTCCGGAGGACCGGGCGGTGAGGCCGGGGTCGCCAGTCCGTGGCGCTTGTTTGGGGCGTTGTGTCTGCAGAGGTTACCGGTTATAGCGCAGAAGCCGAGTGCAATTGAGGAACAGTTCGCGCAGCTCACACGTCAG ATGGACCTGGAGAATAGTCTGTTTTCGGACCATGAGCTGAGGTTGCAGGAAGAGGCTGAACGCATGAGACGTAAGAAGGATGACTATGATTCGGATGAAGAAGACTCTGCCGGGCAGGACATTATCACTGCCGAAGACCTCGAGGATTCTTGGGAGCAGAGATTCAAGAAGGTCCAGCCTTCTCTGGTGTTTAAAG AGACAAGTGAGCTGAATCTGGGCTCTGCAGACCGGTGCCTTGCGGACAGCTTGCTCCTATTGGCCAGGCAGCGTGTGGTTGACCAGGACTTGTGGCTCCTGCCTCAGATGCAGTGGCAGGCTGGGGAGACGCTGCGGCACACGGCAGAGAGGGCGCTCGCATCCCTGCCAG GTTCTGGCTTTAAGGCGACCTTCCTGGGTAATGTACCGTGTGGAGTTTACAAGTACAAATTCCCAGAGAATGTGCGGACCGAGAGCTGTGTTGGCGCCAAGGTCTTCTTCTTCAAAGCTCTGCTGTCGACACACAGTGATTCGCCACCTCAGGACAGCCTCATGTGGTTGAGAAAGGATGAACTGCAGAGCTACCTTAGACCTGCCTACCTGGAGAAGGTGAATCGCTTTGTGTTGAACTTCTGA